The following are encoded in a window of Bacillus marinisedimentorum genomic DNA:
- a CDS encoding DUF948 domain-containing protein: protein MEWIGYLAALIAALAFAGLVVYLVKVLKQAEKTLENVAEVTEGLDQQINGITTEATVLLHKTNKLADGIEEQAQRLTPVAESIEKVGDALETVNHSIEEVSETVSNKTTSNKRTIAKALEWGSAGMSMYKRYKDEFGKNKQRNLPKVYQPINE, encoded by the coding sequence ATGGAGTGGATAGGATATTTAGCTGCATTAATTGCTGCTCTGGCATTTGCCGGCCTTGTTGTATATCTAGTTAAGGTACTTAAACAAGCGGAAAAGACACTTGAAAATGTAGCTGAGGTGACAGAAGGGCTCGATCAGCAGATCAATGGCATTACGACCGAGGCAACCGTCTTGCTTCATAAAACAAATAAACTTGCTGACGGAATTGAAGAGCAGGCTCAGCGTTTGACTCCTGTAGCCGAATCGATTGAAAAAGTCGGCGATGCACTGGAGACTGTCAATCATTCAATTGAAGAAGTGAGTGAAACGGTTTCGAACAAAACGACTTCAAATAAAAGGACGATTGCAAAAGCCCTTGAATGGGGCAGTGCTGGAATGTCTATGTATAAACGATACAAGGATGAGTTCGGCAAAAATAAACAGCGCAATCTCCCTAAAGTCTACCAGCCAATTAACGAATAA
- a CDS encoding GlsB/YeaQ/YmgE family stress response membrane protein encodes MLSFIWALIIGGIIGWLAGLIVGRDLPGGIIGNIVAGFVGAWLGDLILGSWGPTVGGFAIVPALIGAIVLILIVSAVMKAAAKA; translated from the coding sequence ATGCTTTCATTTATTTGGGCTCTAATTATTGGAGGTATCATTGGCTGGTTAGCCGGTTTAATCGTTGGACGTGACTTACCAGGAGGAATCATCGGGAACATCGTAGCTGGTTTTGTCGGTGCATGGCTCGGTGATCTCATTCTTGGCAGCTGGGGTCCAACAGTCGGAGGCTTTGCGATTGTACCTGCCCTGATTGGTGCTATCGTCTTGATTCTGATTGTAAGTGCAGTGATGAAAGCTGCCGCAAAAGCATAA